A region of Vitis vinifera cultivar Pinot Noir 40024 chromosome 13, ASM3070453v1 DNA encodes the following proteins:
- the LOC100265255 gene encoding two-component response regulator ORR9 translates to MDMAIEAQFHVLAVDDNLIDRKLIEKLLKTSSFQVTAVDSGSKALEFLGLQEEEQRNHHPQEMEVNLIITDYSMPGMTGYDLLRKIKESSSLKDIPVVIMSSENIPSRINRCLEEGAEDFFLKPVQLSDVSKLRPHLLRRKAEEEEEKPKRNIRKRKTIEESLTHMLMEDLDKFISIEDIFGELNYEFSHKRWKFGS, encoded by the exons ATGGATATGGCAATAGAGGCACAGTTCCATGTTCTTGCTGTTGATGACAACCTCATAGAtagaaaattgattgaaaaGCTCCTCAAAACCTCTTCTTTTCAAG TTACTGCTGTGGATTCTGGGAGCAAGGCTCTGGAATTTCTGGGTCTGCAAGAGGAAGAGCAGAGGAATCATCATCCCCAA GAAATGGAAGTAAATTTAATTATCACGGATTATTCCATGCCTGGAATGACTGGCTATGATCTCCTCAGAAAGATCAAG GAATCTTCATCTCTGAAAGACATACCAGTTGTGATCATGTCCTCTGAGAATATCCCCTCAAGGATTAACAG ATGTCTGGAAGAAGGAGCAGAAGATTTCTTCCTGAAGCCGGTCCAATTATCGGATGTGAGCAAGCTTAGACCCCATTTACTGAGAAGAAAAgctgaggaagaagaagaaaaacccaagagaaatattagaaaaagaaagacaatTGAAGAGAGCCTCACCCATATGCTGATGGAGGATTTGGATAAGTTCATCTCGATTGAAGACATTTTTGGAGAGTTGAATTATGAATTCTCACATAAACGTTGGAAGTTTGGATCTTAG
- the LOC104877898 gene encoding F-box/kelch-repeat protein At3g23880 yields MATDVSRWKEMLDNSMSGNFLSENLIDIHLRLPVKSIVRFRCVCKSWCTLFDDPDFISMHLRQASANSNGRLLFKHLSSSEQEIYSLRSNIAFAEVRRLEVPVPSKTDYYQIVGSSNGLICLTESNFKGSYLSLNLFLWNPAIREFQTLPKYHINNFTSPLMVVGLGFAFHPVINDYKVVRIVYFMRNKTSEADVYSLRTGSWRKVDANICCYIHSNVSRTFINGALHWLAGKKNEMDNTDNLILSFDMAKDVFKEIMLPDFGYDELIRKCLADYKGSLSVLFYDAYHSNENCDVWVMEEYGVAKSWTKHFTIRHEIEIIIPFEFFDNGEAILQKKKSGGFISWNPDGIRFRDLGVSGPARLVEYMESLVSPRGGNGSAGQLLFYSTSASTTPGSTKEIDVGVKEGEVEGEDEASRRSSKGSV; encoded by the coding sequence ATGGCTACAGATGTGTCTCGCTGGAAAGAAATGCTGGACAATTCAATGTCCGGCAACTTCTTGAGTGAAAATTTGATAGATATCCATTTACGGTTACCCGTCAAGTCTATTGTCCGATTTAGGTGTGTTTGCAAATCATGGTGCACTTTATTCGATGATCCCGATTTCATTAGCATGCATCTCAGGCAAGCCTCTGCAAACAGTAATGGTCGTCTGCTCTTTAAACATCTGTCCAGTTCTGAGCAAGAAATTTACTCCTTACGAAGCAACATAGCTTTTGCAGAAGTGCGCAGACTGGAAGTACCCGTTCCAAGCAAGACAGATTATTACCAAATAGTGGGATCCAGCAATGGGTTGATTTGTCTGACGGAATCTAACTTCAAGGGTTCATATCTCAGCTTGAACTTATTTCTCTGGAACCCAGCTATTCGAGAATTTCAAACCCTGccaaaatatcatatcaacaATTTCACAAGTCCGCTCATGGTGGTGGGTCTGGGGTTTGCATTTCACCCGGTGATCAACGACTACAAAGTGGTAAGAATAGTGTATTTTATGAGAAATAAAACATCCGAAGCTGATGTCTACTCGCTAAGGACAGGGTCGTGGAGGAAAGTGGATGCCAATATCTGCTGCTACATCCACAGTAACGTGTCACGGACATTTATCAATGGAGCTTTACATTGGTTGGCAGGTAAGAAAAATGAGATGGACAACACTGATAACTTGATCCTATCGTTTGACATGGCTAAGGATGTTTTCAAGGAGATAATGCTGCCGGACTTTGGCTATGACGAGCTGATTCGCAAATGTCTTGCAGACTACAAGGGTTCCCTTTCTGTCTTGTTTTATGACGCCTATCACAGCAATGAAAATTGTGACGTGTGGGTAATGGAGGAGTACGGTGTTGCCAAGTCTTGGACTAAACACTTTACCATCCGCCATGAGATTGAAATTATTATACCATTCGAGTTCTTCGATAACGGGGAGGCTAtactccagaagaagaagagtgGAGGATTTATTTCATGGAACCCGGATGGGATCAGGTTCAGGGATCTTGGAGTGTCAGGGCCTGCTCGTCTGGTTGAATACATGGAGAGCCTGGTTTCACCTAGGGGAGGGAATGGATCAGCCGGGCAGCTTCTTTTCTATAGTACTTCAGCTTCCACCACCCCTGGTTCTACTAAGGAGATTGACGTCGGGGTTAAAGAAGGTGAGGTGGAGGGAGAAGATGAAGCGAGTAGAAGATCCAGCAAAGGCAGTGTTTGA
- the LOC104877904 gene encoding probable calcium-binding protein CML25 produces the protein MSMKFNKCLFGHKKKNNSKANSTFQSDEASSFSINVTSMIQELERVSKQLNYSDLELKKEEASVSSSKCDDPKNQALEKLEFILSTEFKVDKNGFISAEEILRVMRKRGREYLIKECENIIRNLDPNANGMIKFEEFKRKLMALGSYVVEVLKNP, from the coding sequence ATGAGTATGAAATTCAATAAGTGCCTTTTTGGTcacaagaagaaaaacaattctaaagcCAATTCTACTTTTCAAAGCGATGAAGCGTCATCGTTTTCTATTAATGTGACAAGCATGATCCAAGAGCTTGAAAGAGTGTCCAAACAGTTAAACTACTCTGATCTTGAGTTGAAGAAAGAAGAGGCTAGTGTTTCATCATCTAAATGTGATGATCcaaagaaccaagctttggagaaGCTAGAGTTCATCTTATCGACAGAATTCAAGGTTGACAAAAATGGGTTTATCTCTGCAGAGGAGATCTTGAGGGTGATGAGGAAAAGAGGTCGTGAGTATTTGATCAAAGAGTGTGAGAATATCATCAGAAACTTGGACCCAAACGCAAATGGTATGATTAAGTTTGAAGAGTTTAAGCGCAAACTTATGGCTCTTGGTTCGTATGTtgttgaagttttgaaaaatccatAG